In Streptomyces sp. Li-HN-5-11, the sequence CTGCCGGTACACGGAGTTCGAGCCCGCGCTGGGTCCGCTGCGGGAGGCGGTGGCGCCGTACGACACGGTGGGTCCCGACTACCGGAACCCCTCGCTGGGCGCCCGCCGCCCGTCCCGTCTGCACGCGATCGAGGAACTGCCCGTCGCGCTGGGCATGCTGACGGTGGCGCGCGGAGACTTCCGCCAGGCCGTCCTCGGCGCGGTCAACTACGGCCGCGACTGCGACTCCATCGCGACGATGGCCGGGGCGCTGGCGGGAGCGCTGGGTTCGCAGGTCCCGGAGAGCTGGGCGAAGACGGTGGCGGAGGCCAGCCGCCTGGACCTGTGGGAGCCGGCGCGCACGCTGGCCGGGGTGACCCGGGAGATCTTCGTCAGGGACGTGCGACGGCGCCGCGCCCACGAACGGGCCTTCGCCGAGTTGGGAGGCCCGGGATGCTCCGACTGACCTGGGTCCAGCCGGAGGACCTGCTGGGCCACGAACTGCGCCAGGCGGTGCAGGACGGCCGCGAACCGTCGGCGATCGCGGCGCGGTGGCGCGCGGCGGGCGGCCCCGAGGCCCCGGTGCGCGCGGGAGCCTCGCCGCAGCGCGCGTCACGCTATCTGCGCCTCCTGGCGGAGGACCTGCTGGACGAACTGGCCGAACTCCCGAGCCGTCTGGCGGACGCGGAGCCGACGGACCTGGCCGGGATCAAGGCGTTGTGCCCGAACTGGCCCACACAGGCGGCTCCCTCTTCACGTGCGGGCACTCGCACGGCCCCTGCCGAGGCCCGCCTGGAAGCCGCCTGGCTCGGCCGGGCGGCGGGCTGTCTGCTGGGCAAGCCGGTCGAGAAGCTCCCCCTCGACGGCATCCGCCGGCTCGCCCGGTCCACCGGCAACTGGCCCCTGGACACCTGGTTCACCGCCCGGGGGGTCCCTGAGGACCTGACCTCGAAGTACCCGTGGAACCGTCGCTCCGCGGCCACCTGTCTCGCCGAGAACATCGACGGCATGCCCGAGGACGACGACCTCAACTACCCCCTGCTCAACCTGCTCCTGCTGCAGCGCCACGGCCGGGCCTTCACCACCACCGACGCGGCCCGCCTCTGGCTGGACGAGCTTCCCGCCGGCCGCACCTTCACCGCCGAACGCGTCGCCTACCGCAACCTCCTCCTGGGCATCGATCCTCCGCACACCGCCCGCCACCGCAACCCGTTCCGCGAATGGATCGGCGCCCTGATCCGCGCCGACATGCACGGCTGGACCAACCCGGGCGACCCGGCGGCCGCCGCCGAACAGGCCTACCGCGACGCGGTCCTCACCCACACCGCGAACGGCGTCTACGCGGCGATGTTCACCGCCGCCGTCATCGCGGCCGCGGCGACCGGCGCCCACGACGTCCACAGCTGCCTGGCCATCGGCCTGACCGTCGTGCCACCCGGATCCCGGCTCGCCCGGGCGATCCGCCAGGCCGTGCGACTGGCCGCCGCGCACGAGGACTTCGACACGGTCGTGGACGAACTGCACGCCACCCACTCCGGCACCTACCACTGGGTGCACGCCATCCCCAACACCGCCCTGATCGCCGCCGCCCTCACCCACGCGGACGGCGACTTCACCGGCTCGATCTGCCGCGCCGTCTCCGGCGGCTGGGACACGGACTCCAATGGCGCCACGGCCGGCTCCGTCTCCGCCCTCCTGGCCGGCTCCCCCGCCGCCCTCCCCGACCGCTGGACGGCCGGGCTGAAGAACCGGCTGGCCACGTCGGTCGGCGACTTCAACGGCGCGGGCTTCGACCAGGTGGCCCGGCTCACCCGTCTGGAGGCGCTGCGCCCATGACGCCGCACCCGCCCGGCCCCGCGCCCGCCGCGCCCCTCGCCGGTCTCCGCGTCCTGGACCTCGCCACCCTCTTCGCCGGGCCGATCGCGGCCATGATGCTCGGCGACTTCGGTGCCGAGGTCATCAAGGTCGAGCATCCGGCCAAGCCCGACCCGTCCCGCGGGCACGGGCCGTCGAAGAACGGCGTCGGCCTGTGGTGGAAGCTGCTCGGCCGCAACAAGCGCACGATCACCCTGGACCTGTCCAAGCCCGGCGGGCGGGCGACCCTGCTGCGGCTCGCCGCCACCGCCGACGTGATCGTCGAGAACTTCCGTCCCGGCACCCTGGAGCGGTGGGAGCTCGGCTGGCCCGAGCTGTCGGCGGTCAACCCGCGCCTGGTCCTCGCCCGGGTTACCGGCTTCGGGCAGTTCGGCCCGTACGCGCCACGCCCCGGCTTCGGCACCCTCGCCGAGGCGCTGAGCGGCTTCGCCGCGATCACCGGCGAACCGGACGCGCCTCCGACACTCCCGCCGTTCGGGCTCGCCGACTCCATCGCGGGCCTGGCCACGGCGTACGCGGTGATGACCGCGCTCGCGGCGCGCGAGCGCACAGGGGAGGGCCAGATCATCGACATGGCGATCATCGAACCGATCCTGACGGTCCTCGGACCGCAGCCCCTCTGGTACGACCAGCTCGGATACGTCCAGCCCCGCACCGGCAACCGCACCCAGAACAACGCCCCGCGCAACACCTACCGCACCTCGGACGGCACCTGGGTCGCCGTCTCCACGTCGGCCCAGTCGGTGGCGGAGCGTGTGATGCGCCTGGTGGGCCGCCCGGAGCTGGTCGACGAGCCGTGGTTCGCGACCGGTGCCGGCCGGGCCGCCCACGCCGGCGTCCTCGACGAGGCGGTCGGCGGCTGGATCGCCCGGCACACCCGCACCGAGGTGCTGGCCGCCTTCGAGAAGGCCCAGGCGGCGGTCGCGCCGGTCCAGGACGTCCGGGACGTGATGGCCGACCCGCAGTACCAGGCGCTCGGCACCCTGACCACGCTGCAGGACCCGGAGCTGGGCCGCCTGCGCATGCAGAACGTCCTCTTCCGCCTCTCCGCCACCCCGGGCGCGATCCGCTGGGCGGGCCGCCCGCACGGCGCCGACACGGATACGGTCCTGGCCGAGCTGGGCCTGACCCCGGAGGAACTGGCCGCACTGCGCGCGGAGGGCGCCCTGTGACGGCGACCGTTCCCTTCCCGCTCACCTGGCTGTACGTCCCCGGCGACCGTCCGGCCGTCGTCGCCAAGGCCCTCGCCTCGGGCGCCGACGTGGTGGTGATCGACCTGGAGGACGCGGTCGCACCGGACCGCAAGGAGTACGCCCGCGCGGCCACGGCCGAACTGCTGACCGAGCCGCCGCCGGTTCCCGTGCACGTCCGCGTCAACGCGGTCGACGGGCCGCTGGCGGAGGCGGACCTGGAGGCGGTGGCGCCCCGGCCGGGCCTCGCCGGGCTGCGGCTGCCCAAGGTGACGTCGGCCGAGCAGGTGGTGCGGATCGCGCGGCGCACGGAAGAGCGGGAACACACGCCCGACGGCCCGGGGCCGCCGCTGTACGCCCTCCTGGAGAACGCCTTGGCCGTCGAGCACGCCTATGCCATCGCCTCCGCGCACCCGTCCCTGCTGGGCATCTCGATCGGTGAGGCGGATCTGAGGGCGGATCTGGGCGTACGGGCGGACGCGGGCCTGGACTGGTCCCGAGCCCGTGTCGTCGTGGCCGCGCGGGCGGCCGGTCTGGCTCCGCCGGCCCAGTCCGTGCACCCCGACATCCGGGACCTGGAGGGCCTGGCGGCGTCCTGCGCCCACGGGCGCGCGCTGGGCTTCCTCGGCCGCGCGGCCATCCACCCGCGCCAGCTGCCGATCATCGAGCGCGCCTATCTGCCGACCGACCGCGAGCTGGAGGAGGCCGAGACGGTGATCAAGGCGGCTACCACGCAGCAGGGTGCCCAGGCCCTCCCGGACGGCCGCTTCGTCGACGCTGCGGTGGTGGCGGCGGCCCGGCGCACACTGGCGCTGGCCCGCCGATGCTGAGCAGATGCCGACACGGGGGCGCCCCGGCTATCGCGGGGCGCCCAGGACCCGGGCAGGCGGGACCCGCCGTCAGCCCTTCTGCGCCGACTCGGCCTCGGGCTCCCTGCCCTCGGCCTCCTGGACGTCCTCGGCGTCCTCGACCCCTTGGAGGCTCTTGACGTCCTTGCCGTCCTTGACGTCCTTGGTGTCCGCCGGCTCGTCATCGGCCTTCTCGCCGGTCTCCGCTGCGGCTGCCGCCACGTCGCCGTCGGCCGGCGCGCCCGGCTCCACCTCGGCCTCCCGGCCCGGCCGCTTCTTCGACGACACCACGATGTACGCCACGGCGAGCAGGAACACGATCCCCGCGGTCCAGTCGTTCAGGCGGAGGCCGAGGATGTGGTGCGCGTCGTCGACGCGCATGTACTCGATCCAGGCCCGGCCCACGCAGTACGCGGCCACGTACAGCGCGAAGGCCCGGCCGTGGCCCATCTTGAAGCGGCGGTCGGCCCAGATCACCAGGAAGCCGACGCCGACGCACCACAGGGACTCGTACAGGAACGTCGGATGGTAGTAGCCCGGCACCCGGCCGTCCGCCGAGGACGTGATGTGCAGCGCCCACGGAACGTGCGTCTCGCGCCCGTACAGCTCCTGGTTGAACCAGTTGCCCCAGCGTCCGATCGCCTGGGCGAAGGCGATGCCCGGCGCGACGGCGTCGGCGTAGGCGGGCATCGGGATGCCGCGGCGGCGCGCACCGATCCACGCGCCCAGCGCGCCGAGGGCGATCGCTCCCCAGATGCCGAGGCCGCCCTCCCACACCTTGAAGGCGTTCACCCAGTCACGGCCCTGGCTGAAGTACAGCTCGTAGTCCGTGATCACGTGGTAGAGCCGGCCGCCGACCAGGCCGAACGGCACGGCCCAGACCGCGATGTCGGCCACCGTGCCGGCCCGCCCGCCGCGGGCGATCCAGCGCTTGTTGCCGAGCCAGACGGCAACGAAGACGCCGATGATGATGCAGAAGGCGTAGCCGCGCAGCGGAATGGGCCCGAGGTAGAGGACCCCGCGCGACGGGCTGGGAATGTAGGCAAGTTCCATGGCAAGGTCGACGCTACCGCAGCCGGACCGGGCCCACGTCGGGCAGCCCGGCTACGGGTGGATAACAGGCGCCGCTTTCGACCCGGACGTCGCGCGCCGCCATGCTCATCCCTTGTCGGCCGCCTCCACCATCTGCTTCAGCTTCGCGGGGGTCAGCTGTGTCAGGTTCAGGCTCTTGCCGTTGAGCGTCAGGGTGGGTGTGCCCGAGAAGTTGCCGGCCTTGAACGCCTGGTGGGACTTGTCGACCCAGCTGTCGTGGGTGCCGTTCTTGACGCACTTCTGGAAGGCCGGTGTGTCCAGGCCGCTGACCTTGCCGGCGAGCTTGATGAGCCTGGCGTTGTCCGAGTAGGAGTCGCTGGTCTCCTCGGGCTGGTTGTCGTACAGCACGTCGTGGTACGCGGCGAACTTGCCGGCGTCCTGGGCGCAGGCCGCGGCGTTGGCCGCGCGCAGGGAGCCGCTGCCGCCGAGGTTGCCGTCGATCAGCCGGACCAGGTGGTACTCGACTCTGAGCCTGCCGGAACCGGTCAGCTGGTGGATCGTCGGCCGGAACGCCGCCTCGAAGCCCCGGCAGGCCGGGCAGCGGAAGTCCTCCCACACGGTGAGGGTCGACCTGGCGCCTTCCTTGCCGACGGGGATGGCGAGACTGTCCTTGCCCTGGGCGCCCGAGGGCGCCACGACCGGGCCCGAGCCGCTGCTCCTGTGCTTCCCGGAGCTGGCGGCGACCACGCCGATCACCGTCGCCAGGCCCAGGACGCAGACGACACTCGCGGTCACGATCAGCGTGCGCCGCCGCTTCTCCGTGGCCTTCTGCTTCTCGCGCTCGACCGCCAGCCGCTCCCGGGCGGTGCGCTTTCCGTGCTGGTTCTTCTCGCTCACACCCCCAGAACGAACCGGGGAGGCGCAGTGCGCCTCCCCGGCCACAGGTCCACCCGTTCGGGTGACCGGAATTTCCGTCGTGCCGGGCGAACAGGTTTTACGCCTGTCCGCGCACCCCGTGCGCCAGCTCGCCCGCGAGGGCGCGGACCGCCTCGACGCCGGCCGCGTGGTCCGGGGCGTCCAGCATCCGCTTGACGAACGCCGAGCCGACGATCACGCCGTCGGCGAAGCCGGCGACCTCGGCGGCCTGGGCGCGGTTGGACACGCCGAGGCCCACGCAGACGGGCAGGCCGGTGCCGGTGGCCCGGGTGCGCCGCACCAGGTCCTGGGCCTGCGCACCGACCGACTCGCGGGTACCGGTGACGCCCATCAGCGAGGCCGCGTAGACGAAGCCGGAGCCCGCCGCGGTGATCTTGGCGAGCCGCGTGTCCTTGCTGCTGGGCGCCACGACGAAGACCGTCGCGAGGCCGTGCTTCTCCGCGTGCTCCCGCCACAGGGCCGACTCCTGGACGGGCAGGTCCGGCAGGATGCATCCGGCGCCGCCCGCGTCCGCGAGCTCGGCGGTGAACCGCTCGACGCCGTAGCGGTCGATCGGGTTCCAGTACGTCATGACGAGCACCGGCTTGCCCGTGGCCGCGTGGGCCTCCCGGACGGTGCGCAGAACGTCCGCGATCCGGACGCCGCCGCGCAGGGCGATGTCGTCGGCGGTCTGGATGACCGGCCCGTCGAGGACGGGGTCGCTGTGCGGCAGCCCGACCTCGACCACGTCCGCGCCGCCGTCGAAGACGGCCTTGATCGCCTCGATGCCGCCGTCCACGGTCGGGAAGCCCGCCGGGAGGTAGGCGATGAGGGCGGCGCGGCCCTCGGCCTTGGCGGCGGCGAGGGTGTCCGACAGGAGCTGCAGATTCCCGCTCACTTGGCGTCCCCCTCGATCTCGGCGGTGTCGGCCTGGTCGGCGGCCACCTCGGCGTCGGTGTCGTACAGGCCGAAGTAGCGGGCGGCGGTGTCCATGTCCTTGTCGCCGCGGCCGGAGAGGTTGACGACGATCAGGCCGTCCCTGCCCAGCTCCCTGCCGACCTCCAGGGCTCCGGCCAGCGCGTGGGCGCTCTCGATGGCCGGGATGATGCCCTCGGTCCGCGACAGCAGGCGCAGGGCCTGCATGGCCGCGTCGTCGGTGACCGCGCGGTACTCGCCGCGGCCGGAGTCCTTCAGGTAGGAGTGCTCGGGGCCGATGCCCGGGTAGTCCAGACCGGCCGAGATGGAGTACGGCTCGGTGATCTGGCCCTCCTCGTCCTGCAGCACGTAGGACCGGGAGCCGTGCAGGATGCCGGGCTCGCCCGCGGTCAGGGTCGCCGCGTGCTCGCCGGTCTCCACGCCGTGCCCGGCGGGCTCGCAGCCGATGAGGCGTACGCCCCCGTCCGGGATGAAGGCGTGGAAGAGGCCGATGGCGTTGGAGCCGCCGCCGACGCAGGCCACGGCGGCGTCGGGCAGACGGCCCGCGCGCTCCAGGAGCTGCCGCCGCGCCTCCACGCCGATGACCCGGTGGAAGTCGCGCACCATGGCCGGGAAGGGATGGGGACCGGCCACGGTCCCGAACAGGTAGTGGGTGTGGTCGACGTTGGCGACCCAGTCGCGGAACGCCTCGTTGATGGCGTCCTTCAGGGTGCGGCTGCCGGACTTCACGGCGACGACCTCGGCACCGAGCATGCGCATGCGGGCCACGTTCAGGGCCTGTCGCCTGGTGTCGATCTCGCCCATGTAGATCGTGCACTGAAGGCCGAAGAGCGCGCAGGCGGTGGCGGTCGCGACGCCGTGCTGTCCGGCGCCGGTCTCCGCGATCACGCGCGTCTTGCCCATGCGCTTGGTCAGCAGGGCCTGGCC encodes:
- a CDS encoding ADP-ribosylglycohydrolase family protein, producing the protein MLRLTWVQPEDLLGHELRQAVQDGREPSAIAARWRAAGGPEAPVRAGASPQRASRYLRLLAEDLLDELAELPSRLADAEPTDLAGIKALCPNWPTQAAPSSRAGTRTAPAEARLEAAWLGRAAGCLLGKPVEKLPLDGIRRLARSTGNWPLDTWFTARGVPEDLTSKYPWNRRSAATCLAENIDGMPEDDDLNYPLLNLLLLQRHGRAFTTTDAARLWLDELPAGRTFTAERVAYRNLLLGIDPPHTARHRNPFREWIGALIRADMHGWTNPGDPAAAAEQAYRDAVLTHTANGVYAAMFTAAVIAAAATGAHDVHSCLAIGLTVVPPGSRLARAIRQAVRLAAAHEDFDTVVDELHATHSGTYHWVHAIPNTALIAAALTHADGDFTGSICRAVSGGWDTDSNGATAGSVSALLAGSPAALPDRWTAGLKNRLATSVGDFNGAGFDQVARLTRLEALRP
- a CDS encoding CoA transferase; this translates as MTPHPPGPAPAAPLAGLRVLDLATLFAGPIAAMMLGDFGAEVIKVEHPAKPDPSRGHGPSKNGVGLWWKLLGRNKRTITLDLSKPGGRATLLRLAATADVIVENFRPGTLERWELGWPELSAVNPRLVLARVTGFGQFGPYAPRPGFGTLAEALSGFAAITGEPDAPPTLPPFGLADSIAGLATAYAVMTALAARERTGEGQIIDMAIIEPILTVLGPQPLWYDQLGYVQPRTGNRTQNNAPRNTYRTSDGTWVAVSTSAQSVAERVMRLVGRPELVDEPWFATGAGRAAHAGVLDEAVGGWIARHTRTEVLAAFEKAQAAVAPVQDVRDVMADPQYQALGTLTTLQDPELGRLRMQNVLFRLSATPGAIRWAGRPHGADTDTVLAELGLTPEELAALRAEGAL
- a CDS encoding CoA ester lyase, with the protein product MTATVPFPLTWLYVPGDRPAVVAKALASGADVVVIDLEDAVAPDRKEYARAATAELLTEPPPVPVHVRVNAVDGPLAEADLEAVAPRPGLAGLRLPKVTSAEQVVRIARRTEEREHTPDGPGPPLYALLENALAVEHAYAIASAHPSLLGISIGEADLRADLGVRADAGLDWSRARVVVAARAAGLAPPAQSVHPDIRDLEGLAASCAHGRALGFLGRAAIHPRQLPIIERAYLPTDRELEEAETVIKAATTQQGAQALPDGRFVDAAVVAAARRTLALARRC
- the lgt gene encoding prolipoprotein diacylglyceryl transferase produces the protein MELAYIPSPSRGVLYLGPIPLRGYAFCIIIGVFVAVWLGNKRWIARGGRAGTVADIAVWAVPFGLVGGRLYHVITDYELYFSQGRDWVNAFKVWEGGLGIWGAIALGALGAWIGARRRGIPMPAYADAVAPGIAFAQAIGRWGNWFNQELYGRETHVPWALHITSSADGRVPGYYHPTFLYESLWCVGVGFLVIWADRRFKMGHGRAFALYVAAYCVGRAWIEYMRVDDAHHILGLRLNDWTAGIVFLLAVAYIVVSSKKRPGREAEVEPGAPADGDVAAAAAETGEKADDEPADTKDVKDGKDVKSLQGVEDAEDVQEAEGREPEAESAQKG
- a CDS encoding thioredoxin domain-containing protein — its product is MSEKNQHGKRTARERLAVEREKQKATEKRRRTLIVTASVVCVLGLATVIGVVAASSGKHRSSGSGPVVAPSGAQGKDSLAIPVGKEGARSTLTVWEDFRCPACRGFEAAFRPTIHQLTGSGRLRVEYHLVRLIDGNLGGSGSLRAANAAACAQDAGKFAAYHDVLYDNQPEETSDSYSDNARLIKLAGKVSGLDTPAFQKCVKNGTHDSWVDKSHQAFKAGNFSGTPTLTLNGKSLNLTQLTPAKLKQMVEAADKG
- the trpA gene encoding tryptophan synthase subunit alpha, producing MSGNLQLLSDTLAAAKAEGRAALIAYLPAGFPTVDGGIEAIKAVFDGGADVVEVGLPHSDPVLDGPVIQTADDIALRGGVRIADVLRTVREAHAATGKPVLVMTYWNPIDRYGVERFTAELADAGGAGCILPDLPVQESALWREHAEKHGLATVFVVAPSSKDTRLAKITAAGSGFVYAASLMGVTGTRESVGAQAQDLVRRTRATGTGLPVCVGLGVSNRAQAAEVAGFADGVIVGSAFVKRMLDAPDHAAGVEAVRALAGELAHGVRGQA
- the trpB gene encoding tryptophan synthase subunit beta, with protein sequence MPSEFFIPDPEGQVPSAEGYFGAYGGKFIPEALVAAVDEVAVEYDKAKHDPEFARELDDLLVNYTGRPSALTEVPRFAEHAGGARVFLKREDLNHTGSHKINNVLGQALLTKRMGKTRVIAETGAGQHGVATATACALFGLQCTIYMGEIDTRRQALNVARMRMLGAEVVAVKSGSRTLKDAINEAFRDWVANVDHTHYLFGTVAGPHPFPAMVRDFHRVIGVEARRQLLERAGRLPDAAVACVGGGSNAIGLFHAFIPDGGVRLIGCEPAGHGVETGEHAATLTAGEPGILHGSRSYVLQDEEGQITEPYSISAGLDYPGIGPEHSYLKDSGRGEYRAVTDDAAMQALRLLSRTEGIIPAIESAHALAGALEVGRELGRDGLIVVNLSGRGDKDMDTAARYFGLYDTDAEVAADQADTAEIEGDAK